AAGCTCATCAAATCTCAGCTTCCGGAAATTTCCAGGACCAAGGCAGATGACAACCTGCTACAGAAAagcaaaacagaaaaataaaaaagtaaaacaagatTATACAAACCAGTGCCGCAAACCAACcaattggaaaaggaaaataaaacagaagaaagaagagagaataaGATCGCACTAAGGAGTAGCAGAAACACGTTACACCAAAGAGAAACACCGATTATTTGATTTCAAGAACGTTCactttttcaaaatgaaaattaaacaaagaATATCAAAACCCAACGGATACGACAAGgcattattaattaattagtaagAATATATCCAGCCAACAACCAAGCTGATGCAGTGAACGAAAAGACGACATTATCCTCAACCCAAACCTCGCCCGTTACACACAAAAACCCTGTTTCTTGGATTCATACGACAAACATGGTCCGATTATTGATTAATTCCATCAAGTAAACAATAACAACACCAACCATACACAAGAAAACGAACTATCGCAGACCCACATCCTAAAATAATCCAATTTTCTCATAAATTACtcggaaaagaaaaaaagaaaagctaaAGAACAGAAAGCAAACAATGGTGTGCCCAGTTTCCGTGCTCCACAAAACCTGAATTGCAtaaccctaaaagaaataaaacctgAAATTCAGGGTTTTGGTGACGTGAGTGAGGTGGAGAAAAAGTGAAACCAACTTTTCCATTCCAATTGTCCTTTATCGACTTTCCCAGGAGACACAAactcaacaaaaagaaaaaaaaattgcccAAACAAAAGATATATACAGAGGGAGAGGAACTCACAGAATTTCAAACGGTAAAAGAAGAAGATTGCGCAGAAGAACAATTCGAAATTGAAAGGAAGCAGAGGTTTTTGATTGTggattttagaaaaattacacACAGAAACGAAGGTTTGGCTGAGAAATTGTAACCGAAAATATGATTGGtatgaaaaatgaatttgaaaaatggAATTGAAATGGGAAATAAATGCTCTTGCTTGAGATTTAATGATTAAGAATGAGGAGTGTGAAGAGCATGGGCAGTGAAGCAGTGAGTGGGAATATTAGGAAAGGAGAAGGGCAAAATGGTCatgaaattaaattcaaaagCGCGCGTTGCCGCGCGGAATGTGCGGTTCAAAAGAAATgttattaaatgttaatttaGAATTCGGTCCGAAACtgaattttaacatttttctttaactaaatggattaaaataaaaattggaattCAAGTTTTTGGAAGTCAAATTTtgatcataaataataaattatattattgaaataaatacgTTTAGATAATAAAACTCAACTGTGCTGTgtactaaaaaaaattcacaatttACATGCAATTCTCTTTATACATATTGATGgaaaaaataaagagagtaaatccttttagaaaaaaaaaagctgaaATTATAGACCACAAATATCTCGCATTGATGACAATTATGTTCGAACTTTAGTCTAACAGGATGGCAAATAATTAATGCAATTGTATATCAAACAcagattaaaaattatttatcaagcTAAAATCATTTTGTGTCAGTTGGTCgagaattttaaaaatcatatgtatattttcatcaaaaataattattacatgaGAAGTTGAAGTgttgtttattaaaatttaatgacttctttaaaaaattacataatatttttgaTATATCGTTTCTTATTATTTAGAAATTGTGATTTAACatagtttaaatatatatttttattttcattatttgaaacattttttaagaataaaataataacagaattttatgttttaaaataaaattatagtcTTTAAAACGAAtaatatttcttatatataatgATTAGTTTTGACTATATTACTCACCACACTTAAAAtcaaaatacttataaaaaggattagaattaaaaaatgacattGAACTTAAACCAAATTAGTTGGTCTGgttatattaaatgtaatttatttatcataCAAATACGTGTTTTTTTAATACGAGTCAAAAGCTTGAATCCTCAGCTTTACGATGCATGGAGCATACTGATATTGTTAGAACCTTTTTTTCTAGGGCGATGATGCAACTTTATTTTCAAGGATGAATAAAGTTAATCATTATAATGATGTTAagattgttatttaatatttcttttgaccttttttttatgtatcttCTCTACACTTTCTCTTGAACTTTGGTCTGctctattttaaaatacatattccTCGACTTCAActtaatccaataaaaaaaatatcgaATTTAATTACTTTCCTACAATATTTgtgttttatacttttaattttaagtaattacttaaaattaccttgcaaacaaatttaaaagtatttagtTTAAAATCAATTAGATGTGTGTAATAATTTACgactaaataaataatatttacattaaatcaatatcatttaaattcaaatatatagcTCTCTACCATGAAATAGATACATATtgtctaaaattaaatataaaaaagaaaagtgtcgtgaaaataaaaacaataataatataaaaacatctTGTTTTGTAGTGGTGTAATTTTAGTAtcataatacatattttaatcgTGACTTTATCATGATACGTGATTTTTAACATGTGTATTAAGAAtgatttaaatatgaaatattgataaataaaaattataaatgcaGTTGGTTTtgacaaattattattttatattaacaataaGTAGGAAATCAGTGTGGATATagtttttgaaatgaaattataattttagtacGTCGTTAAAATTTACACTCTCAACTTGTTGAAAGTTAGAAGAAAcatgaattttaatataattactaaaaataaataattttatcaaattatagTTCAAAGAAGACTACATGATGTcaaatgtttttataatattagtgtgttttaattaaattttaacaaacataaaaaaatatcattgtttaaaaaaatcataaatatttctataaataattattaaaaaattaagaaaattaattttaagaaggTCTCATGAATATtacttatcttttttttaatttttttatgcaaatttttaaaatagaagagAACTTTCGTGTCATACAATTATACTATTCAAAGAAATTAGGAAAGATGGATTTAAGTAACGCTCCAAAATTCATAGTGTTACGGATTAttcaaaaatcaataaaattcaaaactttattataacgcgaaaacatattttcaaaacatcaacatttaaacgtgcataaaacataataattcaaaaacatttctccaatgaaaataacgaaggaaataAGATGACTTCAATTACATTGTCTAAAAGTTCAAAGGTAATAACTGTAAACAAAAATCTAAGTTTGTCCCCTGTCATCTCTCGAATCTATCATGTCTCAGCACCATTTGCAACATCATTTGCTcacgtataacatcacacattatacgatcatcgcattaacatgcacacacacaaacatgtatgggtAAGCTACCggtaaaacaatcataataacattaTATGAACATACTCCTTAAatcaacaataatcaaacaccTCATACATAATAgtaattgtcagagcggctgcagcggaatggttagcgtggaataacaaaccaagagggggggtgaattggttcttactaaaaacgtgtgccttaaaaatttctactcaattaaacttacttagcaattaataataacaataaaatagagtaaggatgagagaaatttgcacagatgattttatcctggttcggatcttaccaatcctacgtccagtcgcttatctcaaaacaagataaacaattcactaatcacaaaacaattacaaactacaatcacaaagatacaatttgtaaaagtttagaaaacacctctcttgatgccacaagagatgagacaacacctcctttgaatcttcacaaaggatgaaacacttcctccgaatacttcacgaaggatgactttctcttccgaacacttccttagatacaccaaggatgaaccagctatttgataactttttggcaagtataccaaatcgttacaagtaatacagtgataAGTAAAGTATCGTTCTCCTCAGGGAATTTGTGTtacgttattcaattaaaatttatttatcaaaatcaatttgaacaacaaaatataagtgaatTACTAGTCTCAAAGTAGAtgacaatttaaaattgaaattaaaatttaaagaaagcttCATTGGAATTGACTTCATGACCACATTACAGTAACTATTCTGAGCAATATAACTTGCGTTCAAACATCAACATCAcagtatcttggtttaattccttaaaacaagttctaaagaattatgttcaattattaattccttaagtaattaaacataaactttgCATTAAGAACGATGTTATTGATGACCAGGAGAATTGACACTATCCCTAGCATCTTTCCTTCTGGTTGCTTTTCTTGCGTTAATACTCAAATTTACTTCCcagtataatttaaatataaaaacaagtttattttacttccgtaaaataaaatgaaaagtaaacaGGAAAAGCATATGaatacaatttaaattgaaCAGGAAAGATTACATTAAATGTCAGCCATTACAGTCAATTCCAACGAATAAAAGtttagcctatcctagacatcACAAACATACTCATTTCTGCAATTCCTTGCATGATGTGCAGTCTTGATGTCTTCAGACTTCTGATGGTCTCCTTCTCCAGAGCAGTTCTCCAAAAAATATTCTTCTTGCCCCTTTCAGTCTCATCCCCCTCTATCCTCCAAAGCACGTCTTTTAAAAGACAGTTTATTTCTCATAAAACTGCtccattcgctcagcgcacagcagcagattcgctgtgcgaattaaaattaattcagcAATCAACTGCACCAACTCGCTAAGCGCACAGCctctggtgcgctgtgcgaattcaAGACTTGAAATCTCCAAACTGGCATGATTCGCTCAGCGAACCAAtggtggtgcgctgtgcgaatgtaTTCTCCTGGCTCTGCGAATTTTGCTTCTGCTATGCGAGAATTGGCTGACAAATTCACTTTTGTACAACTTTTCCTGAACAATATTTTACAACACAATCTACCTCCTATTACGACTtttcactgagtaataacatgaataattacaaaattgagatcctttataagtgtcaaaacatctgtttttcacacttatcaactcccccaaacttgaactattTCATGCCCTCAGGAAATAACAGAAACATATGAACAACTCATAACACACCTGTGACGTTTTGATAGAATGACTTTACACATCAGACAAATCACATGCATTCCTAAAGATTCAAACAGGTATGGCACAGTACAATACTCAAAAATTCACCTGTGTATAGAATATGTAAACCAGATCAGCATTTATCATTCTCACCACTCACAGTGTTTGTCCTCACAGCAGAATTGTCCTAGAACTTCATCagcttttgcatttcatttgattcacacacttcacacactattggttaagtcaaaaggtcttttcaggttaagatttggcttggctagaaaaagaatcatggtttttcttggATTCAAAGACACCTATTAAGAAGAGAACAACTTCAATTCCCAATACAGTAcccaaaatatatcatttatcacataccattttctttcacagctcaaccttttctttccttttgagcttcttccttttttttttttctttcatatattttttttttctttcccccaaacttgaattcAACCTTAACctcttttaaaacataatacatGTTCTCTTCTAAGGTGTAAGGTAGGATATCATCTAATAAGCTCAAGgtggaaggaaaaaaaaaatttccaagGCTCAAAAGGGTTCACAACTGTATCACAGTGTCTAAAGGTTAGCtatctggccaagtagctatATAATCAATACAAACAGGGCCTTTTTCATCCTTAACCAAAAAGTGTGTGTACCTAGAATCATACTCATGCAAAATCCAAGTCCATATCCAGACAATTCAATATCTCTCAATCAGTATATGCGCTCAACACTCACAAATCTGGTCATATTCATACACACAGATAAAAATTTTGAAGCACAGTAACCACAAACATACATGTCATCATCATCAGGAATCACATAACTTAATCAGACAATGCATAGTCATTAAATCAAAACCTCAAAGTTTTTACAACCACAACCAACATCACAAATAAACTGAGTTCCACAATAACATCTAAACTGAAACATCTAAAAACaacataacaaaaacataaataacacaTCAATAACAGCGGTCCATCAGCACTCTACTAAGACGCATCTGGCCTGGATCTCCACTGGCTCTCCTGCGAATGATAACTCTGCTGTACCCATCTGGGATCTggctcctcttcctcctcatcacCATCACCTGCCATCATGTCCTCCTGCTCATCTAACTCTAGCTCAGGTGCTCCTGGAAAGGCACTCCCCCACCTAGACTCTGGCCTGCCCTCAGGCCATGGAATCTGCGCTGCAAACTGGTCTCCAGTCATCAGTGAATCTGGAGGAAAATCAGGGATGCCCAATGACAAATGATACATGCTCTCCTGTAAGGACACCTGACCCTGCTGCATAGTAGTGCACCAGTCGTGGATGTCGTCCTGTCTAGCCAGACTCTGCTGCATGTAGCGAGTGAAAATATCAGGTGAAGGAACAGATGGCGCTACAGGTGGTCTAGCCGCTCTAACATTCCGACGTGGAGGAGGGACTGGAGGAGGAGCATTCATAGCAGAGAACTCTTCCCTGTTGCTGCAATTCCTATCAAAGAATTTCTTATTGAGAGGGGGTTGAAGTTTCAAAGTGATATCAGAAACTCCAGGGACTCCACTGGCCTTGCACAATGCTGTCACCAAGGCAGGAAATCCAAGCTTACAGGTATCATTATCAGCAATCAGTGCCATTTCCTGAGAGATATAAGTTCCCAAATCCATGTCAATCCCTGTCATAATTCCATATACCATATAAGACCTTTCCAGATTGATGTCGGAAGTATGAGAATTGGGACAAATGTTGGTGAATGTGAAGAGACTCCAGATAGTGGCCAGTGAATTCAAATGTTTCCTTAATATTCTCACTGGTGTCCCACTAGTGCCAAGCTGATAGCCATATCCAGGAAGGCATAAAGTGGAGGCAATAAGGTCATGATCAGGATAGCTAGACATAAAAGCACTTAGGGGGCACGGCTGAAACATCAGTGTATTCAGAATCCTGTTCAGTGATCTGCGATCATAGCGTACTAGCTTGCCTCTCACTTTTGAAACTCTAGAGTGAGGCTGAGAGTGGTCAGGTTCCCAAGCATTTGCATAAAATTCTTTAACCAAGACTTCATCAATCTCATCTGGAAGGCtggctaaaacaaaattccATCTTCTCTTCTCCAGTTCTTCCTAGATATGGTCATACTCGCCTGGTTTCAATTCAACCCTCCTCTCAGGTAATAATGCCCTGCCCATGATGACCTGATGAAACCTATCAGAATGTGCCTCGGAAATAAATCGGTCCTGATCATAGTTCAGGACAAGGTTCTCCTCTTGGGTTTTTGAAGGTTGGGATCTAGAAGAAGACCCTCGGGTggtctttctcttcttttcttgtgTGCTCTTGGGAGGTGCCATCTGCAAGAATTAATAAACAGTGCACACAATTTGTAGAAATTTGGTCAGAGCAAGTGAATAACTCAAAACACATATGCTGGCAGATGGCATTCGCTATGCGCCAgcgtgcgctatgcgaatttgcATTTTCAGTGTCTGCTGTGAAGActaattcgctatgcgaatgtATCGCTATGCGAAAAAGGCGAAATAAGTGTTTTTACTCATGGATCATTCGCTATGCGACCAGAGTCGCTGTGCGAATTACATATCAGATATAAAACCTATAATTCGCTTTGCGACTTTCTCGCCAGGCGAATTTCATGTAACCAGACCTCTAATTCGCTTGGCGAACGTGTCGCCTAACGAGAGTCAGTGCAGAGGATCCCAGTAGAGATCAAATGACAGTCATGAATATGCATAAACAGATGTTGCTTGAAAGTGTATATTCACACAGTGGTTCAAGATAGCATTCCAATCAGACCGAAAATCCTATTATACTCCTATGAACATTAAAAACAGAGAAGCAAATGGAGAGTAGAAAATGAAACCTGTGGAGAGTGACCAAGATCAGTGAACAAGATCAGAGAGTGAAGAGGCACTTGAAGCAAAGCAGAAAGGGAAATGGTGGCAATGGAGATAAAGTGGAGAAATTGGCAGAGAGGAAGGATACGTTCGCTGTGCGAAAATGGAAGAGAGTGGTGGTTAGGGTAAAATGAAGAATGAAGAATGGTAAAATGAGATGGGAGAAGaagtatgttttaaaaaaaaaataactgaacGAGtcaattcgcatagcgcactacagctgtgcgctgtgcgaatttctCTCGTTTTCTGCacctttgattattttattatttttttgaattttgttgtttaGTCGCAGAGCGCACCTCAACTGTGCGCTGTGcgacttatttttaatttttttttttacataaaattcgCAGAGCGCATTTCAGCtatgcgctatgcgaattaaaacactaaaatcactCTCATTTaattcgctgtgcgaatttTGACAGAGCTCACTCCCAACTTTAAGTAGCATAGCGCAaagtgtgcgctatgcgaattaaatCACTCAAATTTCTCTAGTGATTTTATTCGCCTTGCTTATCAAATGCGCTATGCGAATACTTCCgcaaagagaaaaattaaaccTTTAAATCGCAAAGCGAATGGaatcgctatgcgaattaaaaCACtcaaaacaatttctttttctctctcgcAAAGCGCATAAAATTCGCTGTGTGAATAAATCACTGCTTCATAAAATCATCTAGTCGCATAGCGCACCTCAGCTGTGCGCTGTGCGACTAAAACGTCAGAAATCAATCCTTAAGCTTCATTAACACCTCCTCTCCACAATCAATCTCCACAATTACAGAAACACAATCAACAAACACATATATACAAACATGTGCTAGGGTGCCTCCtagcaagcgcttctttaacgtcactagcttgacccagaCAATTCATGGTTAAGTTGGATTCTTGATGTTAGtgttctttttcctttcatgacaccaacatttTCTGAGTAACTTTCTTGTCACCAACTTAAttcttcttgaatatggagcctTAATTTCGAGTACTCCATTTGCCTTTATGTccttgatgacccataacctgTTCTTAAGATTCACAGGTATTCCAGGTTTGAGTTCATCACTTTTCACTTCAATTTGTTGGTGAACTCTTTGCTTCTCCTTATCTTCATCTCTTTCCTTCACTTTTGGATTGAAACAATTAAGATTCTTCTTGGCCAACTTGGCAACTTGCCTTGGAAGACTAGTAATTGCTAAAACTTCATCTTTTACTTTGGAACTAGTCTTTTCCTCTTGATTTTGCTTCACATCTTCAAGGACATTAAATatcacctcttcatcttggtcttttaattttacagttccatcatcaacatgaatgacaaccttagttgtcttcatgaaaggtcttccaagaatgagaggTATATCTACACCTTCCTCCATTTCCATTACTACAAAATCAACAGGGAATTTTAGTTTATCAACTTTAAtcaccacatcttccactacaccgTAAGGATGCTTAATGGACCTATCTGCCATTTGCAAGATCATTTTTGTTGACTTGACTTCAAGGTCACCAATCTTTTTGAGCATAGATaggggcatcaaattaatgctagcACCTAAGTCAACAagagccttccctatatcatgaTTTCCAATGGTGCAAGGAATCGTGAAACTCCCTGGATCTTTGACTTTTGGAGGTAGAGATTTCTGCATAATTGCACTGCAATTTCCatgcacttcaattgtttcctcatctaaatacttCTTCTTTTTACTGAGGAATTGCTTCACATATTttgcataagcaggaatttgttgcagtgcttcagTCAAGGGCAAAGTAATCTCAAGTTGATTAAATATCTTCTTGAACCGATCCATTTGTCTTTCCTTATCCTTCTGTGAAGTATTTTTAGGATAAGGAAGTTACTTCACCAACACTTTCTCTTTTTGTCTTCCATCTTCCTTCCTGTttctactttcttcttcttcaatcacCTTCTTTTGATCCTCCTCTTTGTGTACTTGAATCTCTTTATTTGTCGGCTTCTCCTTGGAATCAAACCCCACTTCTTTTCCACTTCTGGTTATTATGACATTACATTCCTCCCTGGAGTGAATTTCATTCTTAGCCACAAATTTCTTTTCAGATGTCTCATCCAGCTTCTTTGCAAGTTGACTCACTTGTGTCTCCAAGTTTCTAATAgaagcttcagtgcttttatggttggagatGGATACTTGCATAAATTGTTGCAAAGTTTCTTCAAGCTTGGATGTCCTATCAGAAAGAGTAGGTTGTTGTTGAAactgttgttgtggtggtctactAGAACTAGCCTGACCCATGCtaggatgaggtctccatccttgattataaTTTCCATAATTACCAGAACGGCCTTGATTTCCCATGTAATTGACCTCTTCCTTAGCATTGGTAAGAATAGCACACTGTCCATTTTGGTGCTCTCCACCACACAGTTCACACCCTTGCACAGTATGTTGTGCCTGTGATACATTTTGAATCTGTAATTGTGATACCTTTTTCATCAGAGACTCAAGCTGTTgagtcataattttattttgggctAATAAGGCATCTTGGGATTGCAACTCAAACATtcccttcttttgattttgtcCTCTCTCACCCTGAACATCATTGTCGCTTGatgccatattttcaataatttcatgaGCTTCATCAGGTGTCTTCCACCTAATGTTACCTCCtgttgaggcatctagcatcaattttgTGTGAGATTTTAAACCTCCTAAAAACAGGTTCAATTGAGTGGGGACATCAAATCCATGtatgggagtctttcttaacaaTCCCTTAAACCTATCCCATGTCTGACTCAAAGTCTCTTCAGGTTCCTGTTGGAAAGAGgatatctcttgcttgcctttgtttatttttgattGAGGGAAATACTTCTGCAAAAACTTTGACACAACGTCATCCCAACCTGTCAGACTTCTCtcaggaaaagaatttaaccatttCTTGGCATTGCCTGCCaaggaaaatggaaaaagaCTAAGTCTGATTGCCTCCTCTGACACATTCAACATTTTCACAGTGTTGCAATATTCATTAAAAGTTGCCAGATGATCGTAGGGATTTTCGTGTGACAATCCTGAAAACTGATTACTTTGAACAAGATGTATCAATGCTGGCTTCATTTCCATGTTAGCCGCAATTATCACAGGTTTGGCTATACTGTTGAAAGATGTAGGTACCGTCACTGAAGCATAATCTTCCAACGTACGCCTTCTTTGTTCATTTTCCCTGTTTTCCTCCATCTTTTTACCCTCTTGGTCAGATGAAAAACAAGCGTTTGAGGATAAGTTGGATTCTCTAGCTTCTTTTTTTCGATTTTCTTTTCTACACCTACTATTATTTCTACGGGCTGTCCTTTCAATCTCataatcaaacaataaattctCAGACTTTGTTCTGCGTGGCATACAGAACAAAAATCTCCAATGACCAACCCAAGAAATAACAACAGGaacaaaacacaatatatacagatacacagaaaactaaaacaatgAATTTACGGAGATgcaaacaaaattgaaactgaTAAACAACTAAttgaaataacaaaacaatcaaattccccggcagcggcgccaaaaacttgataactttttggcaagtataccaaatcgttacaaGTAATACAGTAATAAGTAAAGTATCGTTCTCCTCAGGGAATTTGTGTtacgttattcaattaaaatttatttatcaaaatcaatttgaacaacaaaatataagtgaatTACTAGTCTCAAAGTAGAtgacaatttaa
This sequence is a window from Vigna angularis cultivar LongXiaoDou No.4 chromosome 2, ASM1680809v1, whole genome shotgun sequence. Protein-coding genes within it:
- the LOC128195372 gene encoding uncharacterized protein LOC128195372 — protein: MEENRENEQRRRTLEDYASVTVPTSFNSIAKPVIIAANMEMKPALIHLVQSNQFSGLSHENPYDHLATFNEYCNTVKMLNVSEEAIRLSLFPFSLAGNAKKWLNSFPERSLTGWDDVVSKFLQKYFPQSKINKGKQEISSFQQEPEETLSQTWDRFKGLLRKTPIHGFDVPTQLNLFLGGLKSHTKLMLDASTGGNIRWKTPDEAHEIIENMASSDNDVQGERGQNQKKGMFELQSQDALLAQNKIMTQQLESLMKKVSQLQIQNVSQAQHTVQGCELCGGEHQNGQCAILTNAKEEVNYMGNQGRSGNYGNYNQGWRPHPSMGQASSSRPPQQQFQQQPTLSDRTSKLEETLQQFMQVSISNHKSTEASIRNLETQVSQLAKKLDETSEKKFVAKNEIHSREECNVIITRSGKEVGFDSKEKPTNKEIQVHKEEDQKKVIEEEESRNRKEDGRQKEKVLVK